Within Diprion similis isolate iyDipSimi1 chromosome 11, iyDipSimi1.1, whole genome shotgun sequence, the genomic segment AttaatgtaaataattattgatgataattgaacaattgaattgaataacgaCTGAAAAATGATTGCAGAGTGACaagacatgaaaaattgaatcttgTTAAAATTTAACAGCTTACTATAATGGACCGAAAACTCTTATACCGAGTATTTTATGTGTTTcaggaagaaaatttctgtGATCCTTTGACGCTGTAGATTACAAAAGTCAGTGACATCGCGGTACACCGCGACCTGCCTACCCTTGCCTGATTCCCAACGGAACCACCCAACGGAAATGCTGCAAAGAGAGACTCATACGCACATGCATAAATGGCGCGACGGATCCCGAAACGATCGCACCTACCTACCCGGTTACCTATATTCGATCTAAACGATTGTCTCCATTCtttccaacacacatcatTCTTTCTCATTTGCGCTGTGGTTACTCtgacttactttttcatttgttacCTGTAAGAGGCAAAATACTGTTGTCCCATAGCCAGCCAACTTCTATAAAACGATATTGTAAAGCGTGAAGTTTAACAATAGATTGATTATCGAAGTCATATCCCGCCAGTCTTATTGTTGTATATGTAATACTTTGGTGATTGTTGGCGGACTATGGGTACATCAGCTTTTTGTAAAGTAAATTAGAAACATCCTGTACGCTTATCAGCATTTTTCTAAGCGAGCTAAACGTGCGGCTAATCAATACTTGCttcgtgttaaaaaattaaccacgATTTAAGATATATAACATGTAATTTGATTGAGTTACGTTATAccagattttgaaattatatttatcaaaaaatcatgTGAATGTGATTAAATGATCATTGAAATATGCTCAAACCTCAGGTGAAACCACCGCTTAATCAACGTCATTGGTAAATTAaaacgtatattattatatcagttACAGTTGAATACAACTCGTTCTAGTAAATGCCAAGTAAGCGATGGTGacctgtcgcgatgctcattTCGCTTTCAACAACGTGCAAagtttctaacaataagttaaaGTGAGCTATTGTAGAATCAATTgcaaaaaagaacaaaacatTTCAACCAAAAGTCAAGCAGCGTTGTGATTGCAAATGAGCCTAtacataaaaatagaaaaccatAAATTTGTGTAACAATTgttaccgccacgccacgtgaCAGAGGAGACCCAAGGAAATACCCGTAACCTAAACACATGCAAACTTACCAACGTTGCCGAGGCACGGAGAAGTTACTCGGATGTCTCTGCTTAGTTCTAGAACAAACGAAACATAAAACTGGATTTTTAGTTCTCAAATAAAGTAATATACTATTGTTTATTTCCGTATTTGTTCACCGTATGTTATGCAAGGACAAAACCTCATTTTCTTATCATCTTTACAGTTTTCCGAAGTTTTCTTTATAGTTCTAGCTTATGTCTCTATATTGTTTGGAAACATGTTtggaaatggaaaatggaCATAGAATAAGCTATGAAATATAAGATTCTTATTTCGTCTATTTTATAATGCTATTcagagatttttgtttttcctttgtcACCATAAACGAATAACCGaatctcagattttttttatgaaaaactaAATTCGTCCTCGATTCCTTTCTTTCACGGGgcgtcaaaaatattttccgctAATTGCGAAGAGGAAATGTATTTAAAATCTCATGGATTCAAAAGTCTACACGCTGTAAGTACAAGCGAATTTAATGGAACTTGAAGGAATTGGAGAGTGAACGAGGCTCCGTACACCGTAAAGGGAAATCGTctctatgaaaattttcaccttccGATTACACACGAATCATTACAAAGATCGCGGCGTCTTGACACTTTAACGGATTGCAAATGAGGCTTACCGATCATCGCTCAGGAGCGGGAATCGCCTGTCGGGAAGGAGCTTCGAAGTCGTAGAGCTGCTAGCTTTCAGCACTCGGGCACACACGTCTGTTGGAAATCAAGTGTTAAGattaatttaatgaaaattaaattgaattcattaattaaataaCGATTATATAGTGTCAAAAGATTGCATTTGTTGTTCTCGGCACAGAATTCGCACGCAATTGTATCAGAAAAGGCTTTCACACGCATTGTGTGGAAGAAAATGGTCGTGGACTATGTGATAAGACCATTGAACATTGAGTGAACAATTAGTGCGTAATGTATTGTTGACGTACTTACTTATGCGCGTAGATCGTTGTGGCGATCGTATATCACTTCTCACACCCAAACTAATCGTTACGAAATGAAAACAGAAAGTTATTACGCGAATAGCACATTCACATATAGTTTCTTTACGAATGTATATCGAAGATATTCACGAATAAAATGCGTAACGGTCAAATCGCGATCGTCATTTGTttaccgttgaaaaaaaatgtcgcaaGGATACCACGAGAAAACGAACCTCCGAATGACTTTAAACTGTTTATTTGATGAACACTTACTAAGGCCAGATACACGGATTGAATTAATTACGGGAAACTATCGAACTGAGCACAAATTCGCAGAAATTCACGACGCAGCTTGCGACTCGAGCACGTGCGAACCACTGATATATATCAGTGATTCGAACTCTTCGGCAGATTTTATTAGTAACCTGAAGATAGCGCTGCATCAGAGTCCGCGACGCTCGCGCGGCAAACGAGAATTTTTGGAACTAATTTTCGACGACGACCAAAGACTTACGTTGCGTCAGGCTGCCTGCCCGATTGGAGACTTTGGTTCGGTTGTGTTGGTAATTGCGGGAACACGTCAAACTTCAGGGAATCAGCAGAAGGATTTTGGCAGTGAGCAGTGATCGAGTACATACCTGGAAACGTATAAGCGTTTAAAGAGCAGCTGGGTTTGGTAAATGACAAGAGTGGGGTGGGCGACCGATTAATTGAATTTCGTCGTCATCTTGggctgataaataaataaccactcgagttttatgatttttaaacaatagtAGGCGTTTTAAATCATGGGTAAGTAGTCGTAACCTCGAGTTCTCGCTCGTTCTGTACCAACACGTCATCTACATCAAGAGATAAACAAAGTCAATTAGATTTTCGGCTCGTCTacgaatatttcttttaacCGGTTTTAATAATCTTGACGTTTGCCACTACAGGAGGGTTATTAAGTTACTTTCGCAACCTGCTCGGTAGTCGGGAGATGCGTATTTTGATACTCGGTCTGGACGGTGCCGGGAAAACGACGATTTTGTACAGGTTGGTTTACTCGACTTTATTCGTTGACTACACTTCTTAATCGCTTTtcaattcctcaattttttcgctTCAGGCTTCAGGTCGGCGAAGTTGTCACGACAATACCAACCATAGGATTTAACGTCGAACAAGTTACGTACAAGAAtctcaaatttcaagtttggGACCTTGGCGGACAAACGAGTATACGGTACGTAAAACTTAATTCCAGGCTGCACCCTCtacgaaattaattttgccaatttcattttcttatcaGTCATAGGATTTCTTTTAATTCCACTCTATTCACTAccgtatgaaaaatgaaaaggtgGTTGTTACAGCATGAATCTCTTACACCTGAATCTACTCTTTGCAATTCTATTTGCaaatatcgatgaaaattaaccagctaaataataatatctatcTCACATTTCAGACCGTATTGGAGATGTTATTATTCTAACACAGATGCGATCATTTATGTCGTTGATTCGGCAGACCGAGATAGGATAGGAATATCAAAGGATGAGCTCATTTATATGTTAGGCGTGAGTATGGCTCGGTCatgatttgtattttattttactataaAATGTGAATTCATTAATATTCTACTCAAGAGATTACAACAATAATTTaaacttattaaaaatatagtttgaaacaattaaattttggagtagattttacatttttcttattgttaaattgccgagttgaaattaattattgagcGAAAACATTTACGCCCATTTTGCATTTTCAGGAAGACGAGTTACAGGGTGCGATTTTAGTCGTGCTGGCAAACAAACAAGACATGGCAGGGTGTTTAAGCGTCGCAGAAGTACATCAAGCATTAGGTCTCGACGCATTGAAGAATCGAACCTTCCAAATCTTCAAGACTTCGGCGACCAAAGGAGAAGGACTTGACATGGCGATGGATTGGCTGTCGAACGCGCTACTGAGTAGGAAATGATTGATGTTAATCCCAAACTTGACATCATTCGAGCCTTACAATAAGACTAGTCATACGACAGTCACCTGATCGAAGTGTCTTTGTGTGGTGAAAGATACCTCATTCGGTTTTGTACATTAATTTattacgttggaatattttttaattttcctgcaGCTTAGTGTCAGGTTGACAGAACATTCTAAGAAATACAAATTTGACTGTTTGTTCCGAAGAGACGGagtaaattgattaaaaaataaaaatcttaacGATAcctaaataaatgaaagagataactaaaataaattgtatttctTCTAATCTGAGAGTAAAAGACAACTCTATGTTGCTACAGTATTGTCACGAATAATTAAAACAAGTTCATTACTCTTCATCTCAAATAAGCCATTGTTATTTCTGCATCTCGAATCTTGCCGTAAGTATCAAGTTTCCCATACCAACGGCATATTACctactttattttctttggggAGAAGTTCTGATCTTTCTAAACGTGAGGTAAAATCGCtaacaattttatttgcaaTAGTACTTTCATTCAACTAGATATAGCATCTTACCAAGCAAAACcgcatttaaaattttacatttaattatTCTGATTGTGAATCATGAGAGctcccaattagtcgaaacattacgtttttttctgcattttttttattctgacaGTTCACCGTTATTACTGCAGAAGCAAATGACCTGTGATGTGGGTGTTTATTGTACatagaaaaaatggaaaaaaatgtacttaTATACGCATGGTGTCTGATGCAATTACCTGGAAAATTACATCTAGAAATTACAGGCAGATCTGAAgtattgaagaagaaaacaagcGGCTTAGGTGATATAGAGGGCCCAAATActgattttcatattttctcaaacaaaATCTCTTTATAATAACTCAGTTCAATGGGACTGACACAAAAAGTTGACTGATAGGTTTGATTAGATTAccaatataatattaaaagtgGGTGGATATGATATTACTTGATTGCAATACTTTAGATTCTCGTGGTAATGACCATCGAGACGAAGTTACGGTggaaaagataagaaaatggCCAGAAAGTAATAATAAGTATTATTATGTAAATGTTAAAATACTACGTGTGATCAACGTTCAGGGACATCGTAATATTTGTTATTTGGATCAATCAAATCACTTAATTTTCTACAGTCATAAAATACATTTCTAGTTTACGTTTACCAAttatcaaaaaactgcatatcaTTCATTACATATTTGAACCGAATAGGTATAAGTTTCCTTTCATTAGgcagtgaaaatttgtaactgttaCAAAAACCAAGTAGATTTCTTACACATtcggaaaaacaaattaagaCCACCCtatttcttataatttaaaattgagACAAAAGTATTCCCGAtgcataataaataaaaaatatctaacgTCATGTTGAGTAAAAATCGGGCGAGTTATTTATGTAACTTACcaatattacaaattttacgGTCCGATATAGGTATTATAGAGAGTGGATAAATCGTGGATAAATTGTGTATAAAGTAAATGTTCACCACACAAAGCACTTGATATTACAATTAAATATGGCAGATACGATGATTTCAATGATAAGTAATGGTTTCCGCATGAAAAAGCGGAACAATCTTATCTTGCATCAAAGACTAGAACGCAAAGAGAAATGTGGGTACGTAAAATTGattgtatttaattatttagtaATATCGAATTGTCATTGTATAGCATGCTCAGTTTTGGGGTCGAcgcttgaaataaaataagatattAATATGAAACTAATACATGCGCCACATGCCAGCgccaaaaattatacaaatctAACGATTTGAAGTAATATGAATTGATATTCCAATGTGATTGTGCATCGATATGCATAAACAAGTTGGATCCTATtcaaagaaaaggaagaaacttTTAATATATTATGCAAATGGATGAATTTTACCATTAGAAAATTGAgttcaagataaaaaatacattcaatgtattattccaaattttgtaatattccATTCATTTCTATATTATAGTAtttaataatgtaataaataggtagttacgtatatataaaattacaaacaacTAGTTTAAGAATCATATTGTACCTTGTATTTCACTACCAGGCCGGAATCCCGAACCTGTCAATTCGCTTCTCCTGTGCATCTAGTTCAATCCTAACTTTCTTCCTCATATAAAAAATCGGACAGTCTCGGCTGAAATGAGAATTCCGGAATTTTAATGGAAGGTCTGAAAGTGTGAAAATTCGAAGGTTTACAAAGCGTGTTTGCTTACCTGGTGCACAAAACTTCCTGATGCAAACTACCCTGGCATCTTTGACACTCGGTCCACAATCTGCAGAATTTTTCCTCCAATTTTCTGCCGAGTAATAATTCGTGTTGGAAAAGTTCGGATTCGCGAGACTCACAGTGCTGGCATAGGGCCATGTGCTCTCGCCCTGTGGGCAGAATGGCTTTACACCCCATACAAGTTTCCTTCTTTCGCGTAAATGCGGCCAGTGCTCCAACACGTGAAGTCGCTACGGATTTCGTGCGGGTATGTTCTCCCCTCAGTAACAGAGATTCAGCTTTGTCTCCAAGAATGGGTTCGAATATCCTGAGAAGAGGTTTGGACAGTTGGTTTTCCAGATAGTAATTTGAGTCTATGGGAATGCTGTTTTCGAGGACATAAATCGGATCCTCTGCTTTCTGATATGCCGGAGTGCCTTTTGCGGCGGACGTAAAAACGTATGGAACTCTGTCACCGAGTTTCGGAGCCGTTCCTGCGTCTCGCTTCTTCATTTTTGCCGCCAACTCGACGTGGGCCTGTTTGGCTGCGTATTCAGTCTTTGTAAGTTCCTTTGTTATCACAAGTTGCGAGATGTCTATACGGTTGCAGAGGAGATCACTTATGATTTGCTTTGCGTAGTCTGTTGCTCCATCCGGATCTCTATGCAAGAAAATTGACTGTTTAAACGTGATCAATAGGCATGAGGATTGAACGTAATAAAAATAGAGGTACGATGGCTCACCTCTCTATCAATAATTTCTGCAAACAAGTGTTCATCATGTTGGCAACCAACGGGCAGTTGTCTCTTCTCACGGTCTCCAATCCTTTGCAGTccattttatcatatttatcTGGCTTAGTGAATAATAAACCTGCGTatcgttttttgtttatcaAAAGATACGGAAAATAGATCTTCTCGAATTCCAGCTTGATAGGTTTTataaactttgacgaaacgaaGTCAGCTGCGTCTTTTCCCAGCTCCATTGCCTCCGCCATATCCTTTACACCAAACTTAACCATCACAGAATCCGTGTCGCCATATATCACAACAGCATCGTGTTTGTACCCATTAGCAACGCAGTATTTTTGCTCCACTTCTTGTTTAGTTCGCTCTATCATTGCACGACCGTAAGCTGTAGTACTCTGAAAGTCAATGTTTCAGGTTGTTTGATATACCTCAATACAGTTCAATGGAATCTAATCAAtcgaaaacaaacatttttttactaaaaaattccAACTCACACTAGATATTTCCAAACAGGGCAATTTGCCTACTTGAGCTCCAGTGAAACCGTATACGGAATTGGCTGATACTTTCAGAGCCAACTGTCGTCCATCCAAAACTTTCTGTTTGAATGGATCAGTTTCGTTCTTCAGCTCTGTTTTCGCTAGCTTTCTGgcattcaataaattttctaaaatttctggAAGGAGTCCTTTTCTAACTGAGGACTTGACGAACATGGCGTTAGTTGGTGTTTGTGAAAACTTGTCATTAGTCAGTTTCAGTTTGTGTTGAGTCGCTGCAGGTAGTAACGTTGTGTAGCAGAGATTATGGGCCATTATTATGCTCGGATATAGAGAACTGTAATCCAATGTCGCAATCGGATCGTTGTAGTATCCACGTTTTGGCTCTATGACTGTTGCTCCTTCAAATTGTTCGTCACTTCCCTGACCCTGATGCGTTGGCATTAGATAGCCTTTTTCTCGCGCCTGAGAAAAAAAGCTCATTATCAAAGAGTTCAGGCCTGAAATAGCATATTCTGGTAGTAAGAAAAACGGATTGTACTTTTCGCAACAGCTGTGAAACAACTTTGACCCCTTGTCCTCTGGTTAGTAAACTGCAAAGAGAGACGCCGGTCACTCTTGCCATTTCCATGTAGTTGATAATACACATGAGCTTATCCAGTAGCCTCAACGGCAAGTAGGCATCTTTTAAACAGTAAACCGCAAGTCTTCTTCGTGTTTGGGGATTCCCATTTTGTAGATCGCTGATAATACTGTGATGTACGTCTTCCTTCTGTTCTTGGAGAAAATGATAACTTACCGCGTTCAACGTGTACGAACGTAACTTGTATTCTCGAATTAAGACCTGAAAGATATTCGTTGTATTTCATATGCGAAACTTCAAGTCAGACGAAGAGTCATGAGAATCACAAGCGTAAAAGTAAATTACCAGCAATAGATCAAACGGCACTCTTCCTTCGAAATTGACATGCTTATTTTCTCTCCTGCCCATTTGTTTACTTTGTAACACCTGATCTTTTATCACAGATTTTATATCCTTTATTCTTCCAAGGTAGCTGAAGGATTTCACATTCAGGTGCTGTGCTCGATTTATCAGGTAGGGAAAGTCGAAGTTGTTTATGTTGTAGCCAGTAAGTATATCTGGATCGCACTGTCTCACAAAGTCTGCCCATTTCTTGGACAAAGAAATCATTCCATAAACTCAGAATTAAGTTAATATTTCAGCGAATATATctgcaaagaattttcaagtcTACTTTACGAAACTTACCTCCAGCATGACTGCTTCCTTTTGAAAACTAAGTACCTGAGAACCGATAATTGGTGCGCACGTATCCAATGTGAACACATTCCGCAAGAAGGGTTCGGTGTCTCCATGTCTTATCACCATGTTTGCAATCTGAATAACTGGATCGTGATTTGCCTCAGGGAAAATTCCTGCCAAACGAATCCGTGCAggaataaattacaaatttcatacaaaattcAGCATCTGTTTTATGCAGTATACAAACCTTTGCGTCCAGCGcattcaatatcaaaacttaGTATTCTGAAGGGTGCAACTTTGGCCCATTCTCCCTCTGGTGGATGGGCAATGAAATTATCCCAGGCAACGTCAACTTCCAATTGACAACGGCTGGTCAAAGGCAAATCATTCCCTGGATGGCCTCTTAATTTCCATTTGCCAGGGACTAGCTTGATCCATGAACAGCCTACTACGTGCGTATCCACCATAAATCTGTATCACGGGCATTGACGAGTCAGTTTCTTTAATAGTCAACTGTAGCGTCTTTAACTACAATCATAATAGCCATTGCATGCGAACCTGATATCAAACTCGATGTTAGTTTCAAAGGCCTGGTATATGTGATCGCTGAATGTTGGAAAGATCATTTCTTTCTCCAACAAGCGTTTACACGGAGCCACAAGCTTTGGCAGGGCGACTGTGATTTTGATAAAAGGCACCAAGTCCTCGCCTGAATATCCATACAGAGATTGTTTCTGGATTAATTCTACTACTAGTACAGCTTCTGTAACTTTATCATTTTTCGATCTCATATCTCCTAATACAGCTCGATTCAAAGCATCCTGTAATGGTCGGGATGTCGAATTGATTAGAAGACGGTCAATCAATGAGAACGAAGCTTTTTACCTTGAATGGTTTGCAGTGAgagttattgaatttttctggTGCAGTGACAAAAAAATAGGGACAAAATCCGTGCACGTGACAGCATACAGAGTTTCCTTCCATCGTGACTCCGTACATTCTCATTATTGCTACTGGTCCAATTTTGCTTCCCGGCATTCCGGCCAGCGGCTGCcctagaaaaatatttattgttgaattttcattcgaggaattataaaataataatgaggGAAATGGGTAATAAGTTACTGAACACGCAAGTCTTCGGATAGGCTTTCACCAGGTCTGGGGATTCGGTCGAATTGACTATTCTCAATATACCTGTACGAATGTATTTTTCACTAGTTTGAAACTGACGAGCATGTTAAACAATGCGAGTTTCATGTTGCGTGAGAATGTGTAAAATTTAACACAACAGTTTTGGCTAGTATATTGTCGAATAAAGGGTAAAAGGGATATTTTTCAAGTGCAATTTACCTATATAATGGTCAACTTCTATTTGCTGGAAAGTGAGCGAGTCTGTTTTCGGATCGAATGGCTGAGGGGCTGGCCGATTCCATTTGGAACAAGTGTTTTCTTGATCTGGACCCTTAACAAGAGTAgattttatgaatatttacatactttaaaaaaatatggaggatgagacattttttcaaaagcaaGATTATAATTTCCCAGAAGCATTTAGTGATAGGTCAATTGTGCAGAATAATATTTAGacacgaaatttttgccactaCCAATTTGTATGATGTTTTCCTCAAATATAAATGACAATAATCCAAAATTACGTACAAATCGTCGCAGCATGTTAGCAGTTTTAGTGTTTCAACCTTGATAACAAAATGCATACTGCCACATATCATTAGTGAAATGCTTGTGCGTATCATTTGTTACTTCATTTATGATTGTTATTATGATCGTcatgattattatcatcaatatGATTATCATTATGAAATAGGATAGCAGTTAATCACATGTGCAAGAAAGTGCAAGCAGATGCGTTGGGGGATTGAGGTTGAGTATTTAATGaggaataatggaataatagttttaatattaaaatatcatGAATGTgccttgtaaaaaaaaacttgtgaagTAAATGGCTAAAATAATGTAGAACGTATTTCCTGACGAAAACAAAGCATGATTAGGCAACAACAAAACATGTATGTAGCCGATACAGATCTCAGGTCGTAGGACAACTTACTCTGACTTGCATTTGAGGATCTGCAGGGTCAGGCTAAAAGAGTGAATTATAGAGATTTAGACAaagagataataattttaacaacTTCACCAGTCATTCAGGTACTGTTGTGCTTAcacgattatttatttcacgttAATTCAAATTTGGGGATTATTTTCTGGATAAcaaatgtaatatttattgagCATTACGtactttgtaaaaattgagTATCTTTGGAATTATTTGTTACTGTAATTCTAAATATGTAATCTTATTCACTTTTAATTTAAGATAAAAACTATGCGCAGTGTATCGTATTTAAATTGAATCTAGAAAATTTAAGACGGTGATAAGGactttgatcaatttttaggAATACAAGATTTGATAATCAATCACAGTGAGTATCGCCAGACGTAGAACTGGGTTTTTTGCAATCAGTTACATAGTTCAGGTGTGTATACCTCCCCCGAGGCCTGAGACGCTTCTTGAAACTCGTCTTCCATTTGTTCCATGATGGCAAGTTCCGCTTCGAACGATCCTGGGTAttcgtcatcatcgtcgtccACCCTGTTTAAGGTAAATCAGTGAAATAATGTTAGTTCCTTGTGCGAACCGAAACAGGAcctaaattcaaaaaatgcggaagtgaatttttgttctagctaaaaatatttttgaattataaaaattatctgcgcagctgcaaaatttttataccatcATTGCGATAATCGCATTTCGGTAGAGTCATCGTCAGCCTTTTAAAATCGGAGTGATGCCAAGTAGCATAACCTAAAAGTTACTAATGCGTAAATATTTGCTAacctgaatttatttttcttggaCGGAGGGCCGGAAAAAGGCCGCTTATTCATTATAATTCTTAATGGAATTTGTCGTTGGCAAAACAAATTCACTGCGATTAAATTCTGTTCCAGAGACCTTTGGCGTTCGATCAGCACACACGCTTTTCGAATGGCGCGAAAACTGATGCCTGAAGTTGGTTTCGTTGAAATCGAATACAATCTACGACAGCTGCCGCCATCTTTGACAGCTCTTGTCGTCTCCTGCAATCATCAAGCGACTGCAGATTGCTGCAGATTCAACCTCAGTCGAATAACCGTCGCAGGGTATGGAAGTGTGggcgaaaaagaaaagaagtagGAAGAAGTCGATAACAATCAGCGATACGGTCCAGGAGGCAAATACTGCAAATGGTGAGTGTTCGTTCTAAAGATTGTTCAATAAAGACTGCAGATTTGAAAGAATTCGTTCTGCATCAATTAATTCGGTAAACTCGCAGATTCGTTGACTgaatgtaggtacatacatgttCGGTCAACGATGTAAAGATTGATCGAAAAAAACGGTtgtacgaattttcaaaattcgtcgAGTGGCGGGGTCTGGAGGGGGGATGACGGTAAAACAAAAGAATGATGGATAGATTTTATGCTATTTTATTACTTCTTTGCGACAAAATCCaactaaagaaaataaaaagttgttgTTAATACTTATTTTCAAACGAGAAAACAATTGAAAGTGCTCCAAATTCAGTTTGCAGCTTACTTCATGCATAAATATTTGTATGTACATCGAGGTGAGGCGTCTGTTAtggagtgataaaaaaaatcaatacacAACTGAGGAGACTTTAGAGCGACCACAAGGTTGGATTATGACACTAATAACGTAAACACCGAGTGCAGATCAgctatttatatacctaatatcTCTCAATCTTTCATGCGATTCTACT encodes:
- the LOC124412520 gene encoding DNA polymerase delta catalytic subunit isoform X2, with amino-acid sequence MNKRPFSGPPSKKNKFRVDDDDDEYPGSFEAELAIMEQMEDEFQEASQASGEGPDQENTCSKWNRPAPQPFDPKTDSLTFQQIEVDHYIGQPLAGMPGSKIGPVAIMRMYGVTMEGNSVCCHVHGFCPYFFVTAPEKFNNSHCKPFKDALNRAVLGDMRSKNDKVTEAVLVVELIQKQSLYGYSGEDLVPFIKITVALPKLVAPCKRLLEKEMIFPTFSDHIYQAFETNIEFDIRFMVDTHVVGCSWIKLVPGKWKLRGHPGNDLPLTSRCQLEVDVAWDNFIAHPPEGEWAKVAPFRILSFDIECAGRKGIFPEANHDPVIQIANMVIRHGDTEPFLRNVFTLDTCAPIIGSQVLSFQKEAVMLEKWADFVRQCDPDILTGYNINNFDFPYLINRAQHLNVKSFSYLGRIKDIKSVIKDQVLQSKQMGRRENKHVNFEGRVPFDLLLVLIREYKLRSYTLNAVSYHFLQEQKEDVHHSIISDLQNGNPQTRRRLAVYCLKDAYLPLRLLDKLMCIINYMEMARVTGVSLCSLLTRGQGVKVVSQLLRKAREKGYLMPTHQGQGSDEQFEGATVIEPKRGYYNDPIATLDYSSLYPSIIMAHNLCYTTLLPAATQHKLKLTNDKFSQTPTNAMFVKSSVRKGLLPEILENLLNARKLAKTELKNETDPFKQKVLDGRQLALKVSANSVYGFTGAQVGKLPCLEISSSTTAYGRAMIERTKQEVEQKYCVANGYKHDAVVIYGDTDSVMVKFGVKDMAEAMELGKDAADFVSSKFIKPIKLEFEKIYFPYLLINKKRYAGLLFTKPDKYDKMDCKGLETVRRDNCPLVANMMNTCLQKLLIERDPDGATDYAKQIISDLLCNRIDISQLVITKELTKTEYAAKQAHVELAAKMKKRDAGTAPKLGDRVPYVFTSAAKGTPAYQKAEDPIYVLENSIPIDSNYYLENQLSKPLLRIFEPILGDKAESLLLRGEHTRTKSVATSRVGALAAFTRKKETCMGCKAILPTGREHMALCQHCESRESELFQHELLLGRKLEEKFCRLWTECQRCQGSLHQEVLCTSRDCPIFYMRKKVRIELDAQEKRIDRFGIPAW
- the LOC124412520 gene encoding DNA polymerase delta catalytic subunit isoform X1; amino-acid sequence: MNKRPFSGPPSKKNKFRVDDDDDEYPGSFEAELAIMEQMEDEFQEASQASGEPDPADPQMQVRGPDQENTCSKWNRPAPQPFDPKTDSLTFQQIEVDHYIGQPLAGMPGSKIGPVAIMRMYGVTMEGNSVCCHVHGFCPYFFVTAPEKFNNSHCKPFKDALNRAVLGDMRSKNDKVTEAVLVVELIQKQSLYGYSGEDLVPFIKITVALPKLVAPCKRLLEKEMIFPTFSDHIYQAFETNIEFDIRFMVDTHVVGCSWIKLVPGKWKLRGHPGNDLPLTSRCQLEVDVAWDNFIAHPPEGEWAKVAPFRILSFDIECAGRKGIFPEANHDPVIQIANMVIRHGDTEPFLRNVFTLDTCAPIIGSQVLSFQKEAVMLEKWADFVRQCDPDILTGYNINNFDFPYLINRAQHLNVKSFSYLGRIKDIKSVIKDQVLQSKQMGRRENKHVNFEGRVPFDLLLVLIREYKLRSYTLNAVSYHFLQEQKEDVHHSIISDLQNGNPQTRRRLAVYCLKDAYLPLRLLDKLMCIINYMEMARVTGVSLCSLLTRGQGVKVVSQLLRKAREKGYLMPTHQGQGSDEQFEGATVIEPKRGYYNDPIATLDYSSLYPSIIMAHNLCYTTLLPAATQHKLKLTNDKFSQTPTNAMFVKSSVRKGLLPEILENLLNARKLAKTELKNETDPFKQKVLDGRQLALKVSANSVYGFTGAQVGKLPCLEISSSTTAYGRAMIERTKQEVEQKYCVANGYKHDAVVIYGDTDSVMVKFGVKDMAEAMELGKDAADFVSSKFIKPIKLEFEKIYFPYLLINKKRYAGLLFTKPDKYDKMDCKGLETVRRDNCPLVANMMNTCLQKLLIERDPDGATDYAKQIISDLLCNRIDISQLVITKELTKTEYAAKQAHVELAAKMKKRDAGTAPKLGDRVPYVFTSAAKGTPAYQKAEDPIYVLENSIPIDSNYYLENQLSKPLLRIFEPILGDKAESLLLRGEHTRTKSVATSRVGALAAFTRKKETCMGCKAILPTGREHMALCQHCESRESELFQHELLLGRKLEEKFCRLWTECQRCQGSLHQEVLCTSRDCPIFYMRKKVRIELDAQEKRIDRFGIPAW